One genomic window of Thermococcus indicus includes the following:
- a CDS encoding diacylglycerol/polyprenol kinase family protein produces the protein MSMKSELKRKSLHMTGLLVPLSYHLFGRELTLTLIGISFFLFVVLEPFRIIEELRDNIKRKLRIYVDEDVIGRVEVLEKHIEEITRSHERYRVAAHIYFAAASFIVVYFFPMEVAVGAITVATVGDALAAIVGKSLGRHRFSSGKSLEGSLAYFLAGVAMLWPLVGLPLALVGSIAGTVAEFYNLPPDDNFSNQLAVALAVYLAGFVI, from the coding sequence GTGAGCATGAAAAGCGAACTGAAGCGTAAGTCCCTTCACATGACCGGCCTCCTCGTTCCGCTCTCCTACCATCTGTTCGGCAGGGAGCTTACCCTCACGCTCATAGGCATCTCGTTCTTCCTCTTCGTCGTCCTCGAGCCCTTCCGGATAATAGAGGAGTTGAGGGACAACATAAAGAGGAAGCTGAGGATATACGTCGATGAGGACGTCATCGGAAGGGTTGAGGTTCTGGAAAAACACATAGAAGAGATAACCCGCTCCCACGAGCGCTACCGCGTCGCGGCCCACATCTACTTCGCCGCGGCATCTTTCATAGTGGTGTATTTCTTCCCTATGGAGGTGGCCGTTGGTGCCATAACGGTCGCGACCGTCGGAGACGCCCTGGCGGCCATAGTGGGCAAGTCTCTCGGAAGGCACCGCTTCTCCAGCGGTAAGAGCCTCGAGGGTAGTTTAGCCTACTTCCTGGCAGGAGTTGCCATGCTCTGGCCCCTCGTTGGCCTCCCCCTGGCCCTGGTTGGTTCCATAGCCGGAACGGTGGCCGAGTTCTACAACCTTCCGCCCGACGACAACTTCTCCAACCAGCTGGCGGTGGCGCTGGCCGTTTACCTGGCGGGGTTCGTCATCTGA